One region of Ptiloglossa arizonensis isolate GNS036 chromosome 8, iyPtiAriz1_principal, whole genome shotgun sequence genomic DNA includes:
- the LOC143150540 gene encoding uncharacterized protein LOC143150540 yields the protein MKFLIVLVAALAIASANPERERRSLGWGHNGAVVLGGVVPGVALAGPVAPAAAVVGPVAGSAAVVGPVASSAAVVGPVAGSAAVVGPAAGPTVVAGPAGTVVAPGSGVLGLW from the exons ATGAAGTTCTTG ATCGTCCTTGTCGCCGCTTTGGCCATCGCCTCCGCCAATCCAGAACGCGAACGTCGTTCGCTCGGTTGGGGCCATAATGGGGCAGTAGTCCTCGGCGGTGTGGTTCCAGGCGTGGCTCTCGCGGGTCCGGTGGCTCCAGCAGCCGCGGTTGTGGGCCCAGTCGCTGGGTCCGCGGCCGTAGTTGGACCAGTTGCTAGTTCTGCCGCGGTCGTGGGACCAGTTGCTGGTTCTGCCGCGGTAGTCGGACCGGCTGCAG GACCCACGGTCGTAGCCGGTCCCGCAGGAACGGTCGTGGCCCCAGGATCTGGGGTCCTAGGACTCTGGTAG
- the Apd-2 gene encoding apidermin 2 — translation MKSLVILFAIIAVVVAFPEQERERRGILAAPALAAPWVAAPKIAAPIAIAAAPKLLAAPAVVASPVLAPALGVKAW, via the exons atgaaaTCCTTG GTGATCCTTTTCGCTATCATCGCCGTCGTCGTTGCCTTCCCGGAACAGGAACGAGAACGCCGTGGAATCCTCGCGGCTCCCGCTCTGGCTGCACCATGGGTCGCTGCACCCAAAATCGCGGCTCCCATTGCCATCGCCGCTGCCCCTAAGCTCCTCGCAGCGC CTGCTGTCGTAGCATCTCCCGTCCTTGCTCCCGCGTTGGGAGTCAAAGCATGGTAA